The proteins below are encoded in one region of Gaiella occulta:
- a CDS encoding BMP family protein produces the protein MSRARKTSTPRRFRRTPLLAALAALLLAAAVLGGGVASAGQTGSSAKLKVFGAFATPIEEPWDGVIHAALLRAKNAGEIDYSFADDIGYSGDMERVLRQVAGKNKPDIIIGDAFGNEEAVRRVAKAFPRIAFVFGSGGGPAGPNVSVFDNWIHEPAYLLGVLAGSLTKTNKVGIVAGFPVPEVNRLANAFTAGAHSINKKAVVKVTFINSWFDPATAKEAALAQVGAGVDAIYAERAGVIEAAVQKDVFAFGNMSDQRKIGPRNVVSSAVWNMSPTVEYVIKQVKAGTYTAQDLKDFSMMGKGGASLAPINARAKGGVPARLVAKVNGLRAQIKSGALRVDINEAQPSGSVSVKGKQ, from the coding sequence ATGTCCAGAGCTCGAAAGACCAGCACTCCGCGCCGGTTCCGGCGCACGCCGCTTCTCGCCGCGCTTGCGGCGCTCCTCCTGGCCGCAGCCGTCCTCGGCGGCGGTGTCGCGTCCGCCGGCCAGACCGGGAGCAGCGCCAAGCTCAAGGTCTTCGGCGCGTTCGCAACGCCGATCGAGGAGCCGTGGGACGGGGTCATCCATGCCGCCCTCCTACGGGCGAAGAACGCCGGCGAGATCGACTACTCGTTCGCCGATGACATCGGCTACTCGGGTGACATGGAGCGGGTGCTGCGCCAGGTCGCCGGAAAGAACAAGCCGGACATCATCATCGGCGACGCCTTCGGCAACGAAGAGGCCGTCCGTCGCGTCGCGAAGGCCTTCCCGCGCATCGCCTTCGTCTTCGGCTCGGGCGGCGGGCCTGCCGGACCGAATGTCTCCGTCTTCGACAACTGGATCCATGAGCCGGCCTACCTGCTCGGCGTGCTCGCCGGGTCGTTGACGAAGACGAACAAGGTCGGCATCGTCGCCGGCTTCCCGGTTCCCGAGGTCAACCGGCTCGCGAACGCGTTTACCGCCGGTGCCCACTCGATCAACAAGAAGGCTGTCGTCAAGGTGACGTTCATCAACAGCTGGTTCGACCCGGCCACGGCGAAGGAGGCCGCGCTGGCGCAGGTCGGGGCGGGCGTCGATGCCATCTATGCCGAGCGCGCAGGCGTGATCGAGGCCGCTGTGCAGAAGGACGTGTTCGCCTTCGGGAACATGTCCGATCAGCGGAAGATCGGCCCGCGGAACGTCGTCTCGAGCGCTGTCTGGAACATGTCGCCGACAGTCGAGTACGTGATCAAGCAGGTCAAGGCGGGCACGTACACGGCGCAGGACCTGAAGGACTTCTCGATGATGGGCAAGGGCGGAGCGAGCCTCGCTCCGATCAACGCCCGGGCCAAGGGCGGCGTTCCAGCCAGGCTCGTCGCGAAGGTCAACGGCCTGCGTGCGCAGATCAAGTCGGGCGCGCTTCGGGTGGACATCAACGAGGCGCAGCCGTCGGGCTCGGTCTCGGTCAAGGGCAAGCAGTAG
- a CDS encoding ABC transporter ATP-binding protein, whose product MTSANLGSTVGGDDPPTVELRGVTKRFGNVVANDDVHLSVRRGEVHALLGENGAGKTTLMRILYGLARPDAGVTLIDGRPLTIHSPKDAIAAGIGMVTQHFALVKPMTVTENVVLGGTDGVRVRLDVAARSVKGASERFGIRVDPLARVGALSVGEQQRVEILKALYRDCRVLILDEPTAVLVPQEVEALFATLRRLCADGIAVVFISHKLHEVREISARVTVLRRGAVVGTYATADVDDRELATLMVGRTIRPLQRPAASVSGATVLRVEGVSAEGRQRLPALRRVSFEVRRGEVLGVAGVSGNGQTELVNVLCGMQQPTEGVIAVDDVDITGSTPAEVVDAGVGRIPEDRHAAVVGELSVAQNLALEHLAEFRQGIRLDERRMRQHAEALIDRFAIKARPEDPVDTLSGGNLQKVVLARVLSRDPKVIVVSQPTRGLDLGATEYVHGELLAQRQRGAGVLLVSEDMDEILALSDRLIVVYEGVIVGEVSAAQADPERLGLLMAGLAGRAA is encoded by the coding sequence GTGACCTCGGCCAACCTGGGTTCCACGGTGGGCGGGGACGACCCGCCCACCGTGGAGCTTCGCGGCGTTACGAAGCGCTTCGGGAACGTCGTCGCCAACGACGATGTCCATCTCTCCGTCAGGCGCGGCGAGGTGCACGCGCTGCTCGGCGAGAACGGCGCCGGCAAGACGACGCTGATGCGGATCCTCTACGGCCTCGCTCGGCCCGACGCCGGCGTCACCCTGATCGACGGACGGCCGCTGACGATCCATTCGCCGAAGGACGCGATCGCCGCCGGCATCGGGATGGTGACCCAGCACTTCGCTCTCGTGAAGCCGATGACCGTCACCGAGAACGTCGTCCTCGGCGGTACCGACGGCGTCCGCGTGAGGCTGGACGTCGCCGCGAGGAGCGTCAAGGGGGCGTCGGAACGCTTCGGCATCCGGGTCGATCCGCTGGCGAGGGTGGGCGCGCTCTCGGTGGGGGAGCAGCAGCGCGTCGAGATCCTGAAGGCGCTCTACCGGGACTGCAGGGTGCTGATCCTCGACGAGCCGACGGCCGTCCTCGTGCCGCAGGAGGTGGAGGCGCTCTTCGCGACGCTGCGGCGTCTCTGCGCCGACGGCATCGCGGTGGTCTTCATCAGTCACAAGCTGCACGAGGTCCGCGAGATCAGCGCGCGCGTCACGGTGCTTCGGCGCGGGGCCGTCGTCGGCACCTACGCGACGGCCGACGTCGACGACCGGGAGCTCGCGACGCTGATGGTCGGCCGCACGATCCGGCCGCTGCAGCGCCCAGCAGCATCCGTCTCGGGCGCCACCGTGCTCCGCGTCGAGGGTGTCTCCGCCGAGGGCCGCCAGCGGCTTCCCGCCCTGCGCCGCGTGTCGTTCGAGGTGCGGCGCGGCGAGGTTCTCGGCGTCGCGGGCGTGTCGGGCAACGGCCAGACAGAGCTCGTGAACGTGCTCTGCGGCATGCAGCAGCCGACCGAGGGGGTCATAGCCGTCGACGACGTGGACATCACCGGGTCGACGCCGGCCGAGGTCGTGGACGCCGGCGTCGGCCGCATCCCCGAGGACCGCCACGCCGCCGTCGTCGGCGAGCTCAGCGTGGCGCAGAACCTCGCGCTCGAACATCTTGCGGAGTTCCGCCAAGGGATCCGGTTGGACGAGAGGCGAATGCGGCAGCACGCGGAGGCGCTGATCGACCGTTTCGCGATCAAGGCGCGCCCGGAGGATCCCGTCGACACCCTTTCCGGCGGCAATCTGCAGAAGGTCGTCCTGGCACGGGTGTTGTCGCGCGATCCGAAGGTGATCGTCGTCTCCCAGCCGACTCGCGGCCTCGATCTCGGCGCAACCGAGTACGTGCACGGCGAGCTTCTCGCCCAACGGCAGCGAGGGGCCGGCGTGCTGCTCGTGAGCGAGGACATGGACGAGATCCTGGCGCTCTCGGATCGGCTCATCGTGGTCTACGAAGGCGTGATCGTGGGTGAGGTCTCGGCGGCGCAGGCAGACCCCGAGCGGCTCGGCCTGCTGAT
- the typA gene encoding translational GTPase TypA, with amino-acid sequence MSGRDDIRNVAIVAHVDHGKTTLVDAMLWQSGSFRANQDVAERVMDSMDLEREKGITILAKNTAVRYGATKINIVDTPGHADFGGEVERGLRMVDGVLLLVDASEGPLPQTRFVLRKALEAGLPVILVVNKVDRPDARVEEVVNEVYELFLDLDADESQIEFPIVYCNARAGRAGLAAHDLADDLRPLFELLLEAIPAPTFEEGHPLQALVTNLDASPYVGRLAICRVRNGTIRKGQQVAWCRAGGTVERARVTELYVTEALDRVDAADAGPGDIVAVAGLPEVTIGETLADIDDPRPLPVEQVDEPSLSMTVGINTSPLAGLEGTRLTASQVKRRLEDELVGNVSLRVLPTERPDSWEVQGRGELQLAVLVELMRREGFELTVGKPRVVTKEVDGRVCEPVERLAIDVPEEYIGVLTQLLALRKGRMEQMVNHGTGWVRLEYLVPARGLIGLRTEFLTETRGTGILHHVFDRYEPWHGELRTRPSGSLVADRRGPTTAFALANLQERGTLFVGPGVVVYEGMVVGENARCEDMDVNATKEKKLTNMRASTSDELVRLIPPRPLSLEQALEFIREDECVEVTPVSIRLRKVELAANKRQQAASRKARGLAG; translated from the coding sequence CATCCGCAACGTCGCGATCGTGGCGCACGTCGACCACGGCAAGACGACGCTCGTCGACGCGATGCTGTGGCAGTCCGGCTCGTTCCGCGCCAATCAGGACGTGGCCGAGCGCGTGATGGACTCGATGGACCTCGAGCGCGAGAAGGGCATCACGATCCTCGCCAAGAACACGGCCGTGCGCTACGGCGCGACGAAGATCAACATCGTCGACACCCCCGGCCACGCGGACTTCGGCGGCGAGGTCGAGCGCGGCCTGCGCATGGTCGACGGGGTGCTGCTCCTCGTCGACGCGAGCGAGGGGCCGCTGCCGCAGACGCGCTTCGTGCTGCGCAAGGCGCTCGAGGCCGGGCTGCCCGTCATCCTCGTCGTGAACAAGGTCGACCGCCCGGACGCGCGCGTGGAGGAGGTCGTGAACGAGGTGTACGAGCTGTTCCTCGACCTCGACGCCGACGAGAGCCAGATCGAGTTCCCGATCGTCTACTGCAATGCCAGGGCAGGTCGAGCCGGCCTCGCCGCCCACGACCTCGCCGACGACCTGCGGCCCCTGTTCGAGCTCCTGCTCGAGGCGATTCCCGCCCCGACCTTCGAGGAGGGCCACCCGCTGCAGGCGCTCGTCACGAACCTCGACGCATCTCCCTACGTCGGCCGCCTCGCGATCTGCCGGGTGCGCAACGGCACGATCCGCAAGGGACAGCAGGTCGCCTGGTGCCGCGCCGGCGGCACCGTCGAGCGCGCCAGGGTGACGGAGCTGTACGTGACCGAGGCGCTCGACCGGGTCGACGCGGCCGATGCCGGGCCGGGCGACATCGTCGCCGTCGCCGGCCTTCCCGAGGTGACGATCGGCGAGACGCTCGCGGACATCGACGACCCGCGCCCGCTGCCCGTCGAGCAGGTGGACGAGCCGTCGCTCTCGATGACGGTGGGAATCAACACCTCGCCGCTCGCGGGGCTCGAGGGCACGAGGCTGACGGCGAGCCAGGTGAAGCGGCGACTCGAGGACGAGCTCGTCGGCAACGTCTCGCTGCGGGTGCTGCCGACGGAGCGTCCGGACAGTTGGGAGGTGCAGGGTCGTGGGGAGTTGCAGCTTGCTGTTCTTGTCGAGTTGATGCGCCGTGAGGGTTTCGAGCTCACGGTGGGGAAGCCGCGGGTCGTGACGAAGGAGGTTGACGGGAGGGTGTGCGAGCCGGTGGAGCGGCTTGCGATCGACGTCCCCGAGGAGTACATCGGCGTGCTCACTCAGTTGCTTGCCCTGCGCAAGGGGCGGATGGAGCAGATGGTCAACCATGGCACCGGCTGGGTGCGGCTCGAGTATCTCGTGCCGGCGCGGGGGCTGATCGGCTTGCGGACGGAGTTCCTCACGGAGACGCGCGGAACCGGCATCCTCCATCATGTCTTCGACCGCTACGAGCCCTGGCACGGTGAGCTGCGCACGCGGCCGAGCGGTTCGCTGGTTGCGGATCGGCGGGGTCCGACGACGGCGTTCGCGCTCGCGAACCTGCAGGAGCGGGGCACGCTCTTCGTCGGGCCGGGGGTTGTCGTCTACGAGGGCATGGTCGTCGGCGAGAACGCGCGCTGCGAGGACATGGACGTGAACGCGACGAAGGAGAAGAAGCTGACGAACATGCGTGCTTCGACGTCGGACGAGCTTGTGCGGCTGATCCCGCCGCGGCCGCTGTCGCTCGAGCAGGCGCTCGAGTTCATCCGCGAGGACGAGTGCGTGGAGGTGACGCCGGTGTCGATCCGGCTGCGCAAGGTCGAGCTCGCCGCGAACAAGCGGCAGCAGGCAGCGAGCCGCAAGGCCCGCGGCCTCGCCGGCTGA